One window from the genome of Clostridia bacterium encodes:
- a CDS encoding flavodoxin (An electron-transfer protein; flavodoxin binds one FMN molecule, which serves as a redox-active prosthetic group) has product MRKILVAYFSASGVTKRVAENLSDAIGADLFEIAPKIPYSKADLNWMNKNSRSSVEMADRSARPEIGVRTDLSSYDAVLIGFPIWWYREPSII; this is encoded by the coding sequence ATGCGTAAAATTTTAGTGGCCTATTTCAGCGCAAGCGGAGTAACGAAACGCGTTGCGGAAAACCTATCGGACGCAATCGGCGCGGATCTTTTCGAGATTGCTCCGAAGATCCCTTACTCGAAAGCGGATTTGAATTGGATGAATAAGAATTCCCGAAGCAGCGTCGAAATGGCGGATCGTTCCGCGCGCCCCGAGATCGGAGTAAGAACCGATCTTTCCTCTTACGACGCCGTCTTGATCGGCTTCCCGATCTGGTGGTATCGCGAGCCTTCGATCATCG